The Mycolicibacterium smegmatis genome has a window encoding:
- a CDS encoding urea amidolyase associated protein UAAP2 produces MTTTFEAQIIADETVAPRAPWSKIVRAGDVLTIVDLHGNQAVDTLFYGADDHGIRYSAPATIAAQGNIFLTTGTVLRDSDGAPMLTIIDDEVGNHDTLGGACSQESNTLRYGHHTKHQHACVENFIGEGARWGLTKADIVSNINFFMNVPVDPDGSLGIVDGLSAPGKKLSLRAEIDTLVLISNCPQINNPCNGFDPTAVRMVVTRG; encoded by the coding sequence ATGACCACCACGTTCGAAGCTCAGATCATCGCCGACGAGACCGTCGCGCCCCGCGCGCCGTGGTCGAAGATCGTGCGGGCGGGGGACGTGCTCACCATCGTCGACCTGCACGGAAATCAGGCCGTCGACACGTTGTTCTACGGTGCCGACGACCACGGCATCCGCTACAGCGCCCCGGCCACGATCGCCGCACAGGGCAACATCTTCCTGACCACGGGCACGGTGCTGCGCGACAGCGACGGTGCGCCGATGCTGACGATCATCGACGACGAGGTGGGCAACCACGACACCCTCGGCGGCGCGTGCTCGCAGGAGTCCAACACCCTGCGCTACGGACACCACACCAAACACCAGCACGCGTGCGTCGAGAACTTCATCGGCGAAGGCGCGCGGTGGGGCCTGACGAAGGCCGACATCGTCAGCAACATCAACTTCTTCATGAACGTCCCGGTGGATCCCGACGGTTCGCTGGGCATCGTCGACGGCCTGTCGGCGCCTGGCAAGAAACTGTCGCTGCGCGCCGAGATCGACACGCTGGTGCTGATCTCCAACTGCCCGCAGATCAACAACCCGTGCAACGGTTTCGACCCCACCGCGGTGCGCATGGTGGTGACCCGGGGATGA
- a CDS encoding TetR/AcrR family transcriptional regulator: MVTTGLSDGERFTAKGRATRERILQAAAQVILEEGLSALSLDRVRQVASVSGSQLSHYFTDKRALVRAVLERQMGLVLDFHRQPALGGLDSFDDFERWLNLTVRQLRKIGYTGTPTYHALAGQLAKSDAATRETLAAGYREWMALLEASFERMRDRGLLVATARPRELAMVFVAGHQGAGMLTFTYRQEWPLSDTFRFMVNYLRLFATDPAERVPRPPRPVRDRRARSVANDGAAQRFTRKGLATRTRIIDGAADLMFRNGVLSTSLDDVRREVGVSGSQLTHYFADKSDLIRQVVAARAAEATAQPELAGLDSIDALREWAKACGRQAETVYLRGGCIYGSLTGELLEQRDVLDDLAAGYDRWLQLFRDGVDVMCRNGELGEGVEPRHLAVALLAAHQGGTMVAFAMGDREPVDVTVGAAVEYVASFAAARAR; the protein is encoded by the coding sequence ATGGTCACGACAGGCCTCTCCGACGGCGAGCGGTTCACCGCCAAAGGGCGCGCCACGCGCGAACGCATCCTCCAGGCTGCGGCACAGGTGATCCTCGAAGAAGGGCTGTCCGCGCTCAGCCTTGACCGCGTCCGGCAGGTGGCCTCGGTCAGTGGATCGCAACTCAGCCACTACTTCACCGACAAACGGGCCCTGGTGCGGGCGGTGCTCGAACGTCAGATGGGCCTCGTCCTGGACTTCCACCGCCAACCCGCCCTCGGCGGCCTTGACTCGTTCGACGACTTCGAGCGCTGGCTCAACCTGACCGTCCGGCAGCTACGCAAGATCGGTTACACGGGCACGCCGACCTATCACGCGCTGGCCGGGCAGTTGGCCAAGTCCGACGCCGCGACGCGCGAGACGCTGGCCGCCGGCTACCGGGAGTGGATGGCGCTGCTCGAAGCCTCCTTCGAGCGCATGCGCGATCGCGGGCTGCTGGTGGCGACCGCCCGCCCTCGCGAACTCGCGATGGTCTTCGTCGCAGGTCATCAGGGCGCGGGCATGCTCACGTTCACCTACCGGCAGGAATGGCCGCTGAGCGACACGTTCAGGTTCATGGTGAACTACCTTCGCCTGTTCGCGACCGATCCGGCCGAGCGGGTCCCGCGCCCACCTCGCCCGGTGCGCGACCGGCGCGCACGGTCGGTCGCCAACGACGGTGCCGCGCAACGATTCACGCGCAAAGGGCTCGCGACGCGCACCCGGATCATCGACGGTGCGGCGGACCTGATGTTCCGCAACGGCGTCCTGAGCACCAGCCTCGACGACGTCCGCCGGGAAGTGGGGGTCAGCGGTTCGCAACTGACGCACTACTTCGCCGACAAGTCGGATCTGATCCGGCAGGTCGTCGCGGCGCGCGCGGCCGAGGCGACCGCGCAACCCGAACTGGCCGGTCTGGACAGCATCGACGCGCTGCGGGAGTGGGCGAAAGCCTGTGGCCGCCAAGCGGAAACGGTGTACCTGCGCGGCGGTTGCATCTACGGGTCGCTCACCGGCGAGCTGCTCGAGCAGCGAGATGTCCTCGACGATCTCGCCGCGGGTTACGACCGGTGGTTGCAGTTGTTCCGGGACGGCGTCGACGTGATGTGCCGCAACGGTGAACTCGGTGAAGGGGTCGAGCCGCGGCATCTGGCGGTGGCGCTGCTCGCCGCGCATCAGGGCGGCACGATGGTGGCCTTCGCGATGGGCGACCGGGAACCCGTCGACGTGACGGTCGGTGCGGCGGTCGAGTACGTGGCGTCATTCGCGGCCGCCCGGGCGCGGTGA
- a CDS encoding putative nucleotidyltransferase substrate binding domain-containing protein produces MPAPDLVQRHIDAATSVAGLRAATAELPAAARELVGARAATVAQAWSALLRAALRTAARVTGPAPGTWYASGSVGRGEALPGSDLDTLFVRDEGTPVDAALHHALEVHDLLSACGIPGDEKGVTAARARFNRSASQWEDGIARWAGDAAADRGVVMIGLLADAFPLTDGPDLAARARTAVGDHPDALAAMLQDATYLRAHVPSRLRVLATRDTAVDLKAATIDPVVRIARWAALCCGSSERGTPDRIHDAAGGRFLDDEDAAVLTRCHAIGSSIRWRTRADQITSSGGEITDHVAMSAFSPQDRTALRSIGRDVSGLQRKLDYLASTSTFSPW; encoded by the coding sequence ATGCCCGCCCCCGACCTCGTGCAGCGCCACATCGACGCGGCGACCTCGGTGGCCGGTCTGCGCGCCGCCACGGCCGAACTGCCCGCGGCTGCGCGCGAACTCGTCGGCGCGCGTGCCGCGACGGTGGCACAGGCGTGGTCGGCGCTGCTGCGCGCGGCACTGCGCACCGCCGCGCGGGTCACCGGCCCCGCGCCAGGCACGTGGTACGCCTCGGGCAGCGTGGGCCGCGGTGAGGCACTGCCCGGATCCGATCTCGACACCCTGTTCGTGCGCGACGAGGGCACACCGGTCGACGCGGCCTTGCACCACGCGCTCGAGGTGCACGACCTGTTGAGCGCGTGCGGGATCCCGGGCGACGAGAAAGGGGTCACCGCGGCCCGTGCGCGGTTCAACCGCTCGGCGTCGCAGTGGGAGGACGGCATCGCCCGCTGGGCCGGTGACGCCGCCGCCGACCGCGGTGTGGTGATGATCGGACTGCTCGCCGATGCGTTCCCGCTCACCGACGGGCCGGATTTGGCGGCCCGGGCTCGCACGGCCGTCGGCGACCATCCCGACGCGCTCGCGGCGATGCTGCAGGACGCGACGTACCTACGGGCCCATGTGCCGTCGCGGTTGCGGGTGCTCGCCACTCGCGACACCGCCGTCGACCTCAAGGCCGCGACGATCGACCCCGTGGTGCGCATCGCGCGGTGGGCCGCGCTGTGCTGCGGATCCTCTGAACGCGGTACGCCCGACCGGATCCACGACGCGGCCGGTGGCCGCTTTCTCGACGACGAGGACGCGGCCGTTCTGACGCGGTGTCACGCCATCGGGTCGAGCATCCGGTGGCGCACGCGCGCCGACCAGATCACGTCTTCCGGCGGCGAGATCACCGATCACGTCGCGATGTCGGCATTCTCGCCCCAGGACCGCACCGCACTGCGCAGCATCGGGCGCGACGTCAGCGGTCTGCAGCGCAAACTCGACTACCTGGCGTCGACCTCGACGTTCTCACCGTGGTAG
- a CDS encoding LLM class flavin-dependent oxidoreductase, which produces MATPSDPAHLPRLAVALDGTGWHPASWREPDARPAEVLRAGYWTDLIGAAEHGLIDFVTIEDGLTLQSDHPFRPDDRTDRLRGRLDAVLIASRVAPTTRHIGLIPTAVTTFTEPFHISKAVATLDYVSTGRAGVRVQVSSRRDAAAHFGRRQFPDDRAALVAELFGEATDYVEVLRRLWDSWEDDAEIRDVSTGRFIDRDKLHYIDFVGPHFSVKGPSITPRPPQGQPVVAALGHVDAAYRLIATSADVGFITPHSTQEVTSLVETIAGHRPADTEPVRVFADVVVFLDDTAAGAQARRDRLDEVAGSEYVSDAEIFAGTPAQLADLVQQWHAAGASGLRLRPATLPHDLRQITDGLVPELQRRGAFRDGYDTTTLRGLLGLPRPANRYATA; this is translated from the coding sequence GTGGCTACTCCTTCGGATCCTGCGCATCTGCCCCGCCTTGCCGTGGCCCTGGACGGCACGGGATGGCATCCGGCGTCGTGGCGTGAACCCGATGCCCGGCCCGCCGAGGTGCTGCGCGCGGGCTACTGGACAGATCTGATCGGTGCGGCCGAACACGGCCTGATCGACTTCGTGACCATCGAGGACGGCCTCACGCTGCAGTCCGATCACCCGTTCCGGCCCGACGACCGCACCGACCGGCTCCGCGGGCGACTCGACGCGGTCCTGATCGCCTCCCGTGTCGCACCGACCACCCGCCACATCGGGCTGATCCCGACCGCGGTCACCACGTTCACCGAGCCCTTCCACATCTCCAAGGCCGTGGCCACGCTCGACTACGTCAGCACCGGGCGGGCCGGGGTGCGTGTCCAGGTGTCGTCACGGCGTGACGCCGCGGCGCACTTCGGGCGCAGGCAGTTCCCCGACGACCGGGCCGCGCTGGTCGCCGAACTGTTCGGCGAGGCCACCGACTACGTCGAGGTGCTCCGCCGGCTGTGGGACTCGTGGGAGGACGACGCCGAGATCCGTGACGTCTCCACCGGACGGTTCATCGACCGGGACAAGCTGCACTACATCGACTTCGTCGGCCCACACTTCTCGGTAAAGGGCCCGTCCATCACGCCGCGGCCGCCGCAGGGACAGCCTGTCGTGGCCGCGCTCGGCCACGTCGACGCCGCGTACCGACTGATCGCCACGAGCGCCGACGTCGGTTTCATCACGCCGCACAGCACGCAGGAGGTCACGTCGCTGGTCGAGACCATCGCAGGGCACCGGCCCGCCGACACCGAACCCGTCCGCGTGTTCGCCGACGTCGTGGTTTTCCTCGATGACACCGCGGCCGGTGCGCAGGCCCGGCGGGACCGGCTCGACGAGGTGGCCGGGTCCGAATACGTCAGCGACGCCGAGATCTTCGCGGGGACACCGGCGCAGCTGGCCGACCTGGTGCAACAGTGGCACGCCGCGGGTGCCAGCGGGTTGCGGTTGCGTCCGGCGACACTCCCCCACGATCTGCGCCAGATCACCGACGGCCTGGTGCCGGAACTACAGCGGCGCGGTGCTTTCCGCGACGGGTACGACACCACGACCCTACGCGGTCTGCTGGGCCTGCCCAGGCCCGCCAACCGCTACGCGACTGCCTGA
- a CDS encoding TetR family transcriptional regulator — protein sequence MAENRRSGRWRTGQQNKQRILDAARDHFMRSGYEKATVRGIAAEAGVDVAMVYYFFGNKEGLFNAAVLDTPEHPLHQLAALLDDGPEEIGARLVREVIRRWDEGGSFDLLLTVFKSADIHPLARKLLHDSLAGPVAQRVAAEFGVDDAELRVELVTVHMVGLAFARYQLKIEPLASAGLDDLVSWLGPTVQRYLTAPDP from the coding sequence ATGGCCGAGAACCGGCGCAGCGGCCGGTGGCGCACCGGTCAGCAGAACAAGCAGCGCATCCTCGACGCGGCGCGCGACCACTTCATGCGCAGTGGTTACGAGAAGGCGACGGTGCGCGGGATCGCCGCGGAAGCCGGCGTCGACGTGGCGATGGTCTACTACTTCTTCGGCAACAAGGAAGGCCTGTTCAACGCCGCGGTCCTCGACACCCCCGAGCATCCGCTGCACCAGCTCGCGGCGCTGCTCGACGACGGACCCGAGGAGATCGGCGCGCGGCTGGTGCGCGAGGTCATCCGGCGCTGGGACGAGGGCGGCTCATTCGACCTGCTGCTGACGGTGTTCAAGTCCGCCGACATCCATCCGCTGGCCCGCAAGCTGCTGCACGATTCGCTTGCCGGTCCGGTCGCGCAGCGCGTGGCCGCCGAGTTCGGCGTCGACGACGCCGAACTGCGCGTCGAGTTGGTGACCGTGCACATGGTCGGTCTGGCGTTCGCGCGGTACCAACTCAAGATCGAGCCGCTCGCCTCGGCGGGCCTCGACGATCTGGTGTCGTGGCTCGGCCCGACCGTGCAGCGCTATCTCACCGCTCCGGATCCCTGA
- a CDS encoding Fic/DOC family protein: MVAELRVDARHALAQTIAAERLEGWQPADEQISALTELLGGTVTFGEYLAAHLPRRTPNPRRRPVFARRRPYFIPGTSVLRNNFGITHAPTLAHVEFVATAGRMLQAHMRPDTHDLDVCHLHQHVFGDVYAWAGQPRIVELRRGEQTFGPCAQIRHRLAEVHAEICALARDGRGLDDGALSFRLARIYAEYNAIHPFREGNGRTGTLLLHLLAYRAGRRLRLDTVTRDEWIGASRDSMPSRRRIATNGHADPRPFVAILRRSLAQGSGAVR, from the coding sequence GTGGTAGCCGAACTCCGCGTCGACGCACGCCACGCCCTGGCCCAGACCATCGCGGCCGAACGCCTCGAGGGCTGGCAGCCGGCCGACGAGCAGATATCGGCGCTCACCGAACTGCTGGGCGGCACGGTGACATTCGGCGAATACCTCGCGGCCCATCTCCCCCGCCGCACGCCGAACCCACGCCGGCGACCGGTGTTCGCGCGGCGCAGACCGTACTTCATCCCCGGTACGTCCGTGCTGCGCAACAACTTCGGGATCACCCACGCCCCGACACTGGCGCATGTCGAGTTCGTGGCCACCGCAGGCCGGATGCTGCAGGCCCACATGCGTCCCGACACGCACGACCTCGACGTGTGCCACCTGCACCAGCACGTGTTCGGCGACGTGTATGCGTGGGCCGGCCAGCCGCGCATCGTCGAACTCCGCCGTGGCGAGCAGACTTTCGGGCCGTGCGCGCAGATACGCCACAGGCTCGCGGAGGTGCACGCAGAGATCTGTGCGCTCGCGCGTGACGGACGCGGTCTCGACGACGGTGCGTTGTCGTTCCGGCTCGCACGGATCTACGCCGAGTACAACGCAATCCACCCCTTCCGCGAGGGCAACGGGCGGACCGGGACGCTGCTGCTGCATCTGCTCGCCTACCGCGCGGGCCGTCGGCTGCGCCTGGACACGGTCACGCGCGACGAATGGATCGGCGCGTCACGCGATTCGATGCCTTCCCGGCGCCGCATCGCGACGAATGGCCATGCCGATCCCCGGCCGTTCGTCGCGATACTGAGACGGTCGCTGGCTCAGGGATCCGGAGCGGTGAGATAG
- a CDS encoding amino acid permease yields the protein MTSSATAPGPDVADPSGDHRDLAEFGYDQQLHRRLGRFESFAAGFSFVSILTTIFQLFGLGFGFGGPAFFWTWPAVFVGQFLVALCFAELAARYPISGAIYQWSRRMGGEVIGWFGGWFVILAQIVTASAAAIALQVVLPTIWPGFQIIGDDPALTSASGATNAVLLGTVLLVVTTTINCLGVKWMSRVNSAGVVCEIVGVIAVIGVFFTHAQRGPQVVFDTGHAGGQPGYIWAWIVSGLMAAYVMVGFGSAGELAEETRNPRRVAPRTIRLALSVSALGGGLMILGALMAAPSLTDGRLATEGLPYVLDTVLSSPWGTVLLIDVCIAITICTLAIQTAASRLMFSMARDGRLPASAILAKVNGRTGTPIWPSVLIGVLCIAVLLVNVGNSAIFATLASVCIILIYLAYLMVTAPLLYRRFKGWPAQRNQVDAEGLPLFSLGRFGIVVNVLAVLYGAVMIVNLGWPRAEIFNPTGEYPVLQWAGPLSIAATVLLGALCFPRGKTHPKPVTIGA from the coding sequence ATGACCAGCAGCGCAACAGCACCGGGACCCGACGTGGCCGACCCGTCCGGCGACCACCGCGACCTCGCGGAGTTCGGTTACGACCAACAACTGCATCGCCGGCTCGGCCGGTTCGAGTCGTTCGCCGCGGGGTTCTCCTTCGTGTCGATCCTGACGACGATCTTCCAGTTGTTCGGTCTGGGCTTCGGCTTCGGCGGGCCCGCCTTCTTCTGGACCTGGCCCGCGGTGTTCGTGGGGCAGTTCCTCGTCGCCCTGTGTTTCGCCGAACTCGCCGCGCGTTACCCGATCTCGGGCGCCATCTACCAGTGGTCGCGACGCATGGGCGGTGAGGTGATCGGCTGGTTCGGGGGCTGGTTCGTGATCCTCGCCCAGATCGTCACCGCATCGGCCGCCGCGATCGCCCTGCAGGTGGTGCTCCCGACGATCTGGCCGGGATTCCAGATCATCGGCGACGACCCGGCCCTCACCTCGGCCAGCGGCGCCACCAACGCGGTGCTGCTCGGCACCGTCCTGCTGGTGGTCACGACCACCATCAACTGCCTTGGCGTCAAATGGATGTCACGCGTCAACAGCGCAGGTGTGGTGTGCGAGATCGTCGGCGTCATCGCGGTCATCGGCGTGTTCTTCACGCACGCCCAGCGCGGTCCGCAGGTCGTGTTCGACACCGGCCACGCCGGCGGGCAACCCGGCTACATCTGGGCCTGGATCGTGTCGGGCCTGATGGCCGCCTACGTCATGGTGGGCTTCGGTTCGGCGGGCGAACTCGCCGAGGAGACCCGCAACCCGCGCCGGGTGGCGCCACGCACCATCCGCCTGGCGCTTTCGGTGTCCGCGCTCGGCGGTGGCCTGATGATCCTCGGGGCGCTCATGGCCGCACCGAGCCTCACCGACGGCCGGTTGGCCACCGAGGGCCTGCCGTATGTGCTCGACACCGTGCTGTCCTCGCCGTGGGGCACCGTCCTGCTCATCGACGTGTGCATCGCGATCACCATCTGCACGTTGGCAATTCAGACCGCGGCCTCACGGCTGATGTTCTCGATGGCCCGCGACGGCCGGCTGCCCGCCTCGGCGATCCTGGCAAAGGTCAACGGCCGCACCGGAACCCCGATCTGGCCGTCGGTGCTGATCGGCGTGCTGTGCATCGCGGTGCTGCTGGTCAACGTGGGCAACTCCGCGATCTTCGCGACCCTGGCCAGCGTGTGCATCATCCTGATCTACCTGGCGTACCTGATGGTCACCGCGCCTCTGCTGTACCGCAGGTTCAAAGGCTGGCCCGCACAACGCAACCAGGTCGACGCCGAAGGACTGCCGCTGTTCTCGCTCGGCAGGTTCGGCATCGTGGTCAACGTGCTCGCGGTGCTGTACGGCGCCGTGATGATCGTCAACCTTGGCTGGCCGCGAGCCGAGATCTTCAACCCCACCGGGGAATACCCCGTCCTGCAGTGGGCGGGCCCGCTGAGCATCGCCGCCACGGTGCTGCTCGGTGCGCTGTGCTTCCCGCGCGGCAAGACACATCCGAAACCCGTCACGATCGGAGCCTGA
- a CDS encoding NtaA/DmoA family FMN-dependent monooxygenase (This protein belongs to a clade of FMN-dependent monooxygenases, within a broader family of flavin-dependent oxidoreductases, the luciferase-like monooxygenase (LMM) family, some of whose members use coenzyme F420 rather than FMN.) has product MSKPTKQIHLAAHFPGVNNTTVWSDPASGSHIDFASFVHFAQTAERGKFDFMFLAEGLRLREQGGAIYDLDVVGRPDTFTVLAALAAVTDRLGLTGTINSTFNEPYEVARQFASLDHLSDGRAAWNVVTSWDAFTGENFRRGGFLPEHQRYERAESFLAAAHTLFDSWRGDEIIADKTTGVFLSDPTAGEFSYHNDHFDISGRFNVPRSPQGRPVIFQAGDSDHGREFAAAAADAIFSRHGTLEAGQQFFADVKGRLAKYGRRHSDLLILPAATFVLGDTDAEAADIAHEVRLAQVSPATAIKFLEQLWNRDLSDHDPDGPLPSVDPVVGENTIAKGRASVRMYRDPIATANEWRAKAEAENLTTRELIIEVTGRQNFIGSPTTVAEQIDHLVQSDASDGFILVPHVTPGGLDPFVDKVVPLLQERGVFRTEYEGTTLRDHLGLAHPDRGAEPAAATG; this is encoded by the coding sequence ATGAGCAAGCCGACCAAGCAGATTCACCTCGCCGCCCACTTCCCCGGCGTCAACAACACCACGGTGTGGAGTGATCCCGCGTCGGGCAGCCATATCGACTTCGCGTCGTTCGTGCACTTCGCCCAGACCGCCGAGCGCGGCAAGTTCGATTTCATGTTCCTCGCCGAAGGCCTGCGCCTACGCGAACAGGGCGGTGCCATATACGATCTCGACGTCGTCGGCCGCCCCGACACGTTCACGGTGCTCGCCGCGCTGGCGGCCGTCACCGACCGTCTCGGATTGACCGGCACCATCAACTCCACGTTCAACGAGCCCTACGAGGTGGCACGCCAGTTCGCGTCGCTCGACCACCTCTCGGACGGCCGGGCCGCCTGGAACGTCGTCACATCGTGGGATGCGTTCACCGGGGAGAACTTCCGCCGCGGCGGGTTCCTGCCGGAGCACCAGCGGTATGAGCGCGCCGAGAGCTTCCTGGCCGCCGCGCACACCCTGTTCGACTCATGGCGCGGCGACGAGATCATCGCCGACAAGACCACCGGGGTGTTCCTGTCCGATCCCACCGCGGGCGAGTTCTCCTACCACAACGACCATTTCGACATCAGTGGCCGCTTCAACGTGCCGCGCAGCCCACAGGGCCGCCCGGTGATCTTCCAGGCCGGCGACTCCGATCACGGCCGCGAGTTCGCCGCGGCCGCCGCCGACGCCATCTTCTCCCGGCACGGCACGCTGGAGGCCGGCCAACAGTTCTTCGCCGACGTGAAGGGCCGCCTCGCCAAGTACGGGCGGCGCCACTCCGACCTGCTGATCCTGCCCGCCGCGACATTCGTGCTCGGGGACACCGATGCCGAGGCCGCCGACATCGCCCACGAGGTGCGGCTGGCCCAGGTCTCTCCGGCCACGGCGATCAAGTTCCTCGAACAGCTCTGGAACCGGGACCTTTCCGACCACGACCCGGACGGGCCACTACCCTCGGTCGATCCGGTGGTCGGCGAGAACACCATCGCCAAGGGCCGCGCGAGCGTGCGCATGTACCGCGATCCGATCGCCACGGCCAACGAGTGGCGCGCCAAGGCCGAGGCCGAGAACCTCACCACACGTGAGCTGATCATCGAGGTCACCGGGCGGCAGAACTTCATCGGCTCGCCCACCACGGTCGCCGAGCAGATCGATCATCTGGTGCAGTCCGACGCCAGTGACGGCTTCATCCTGGTGCCGCACGTGACGCCGGGCGGGCTCGACCCGTTCGTCGACAAGGTGGTGCCGCTACTGCAGGAACGTGGCGTGTTCCGCACCGAGTACGAGGGCACGACGCTGCGCGACCATCTCGGCCTGGCGCACCCCGATCGCGGCGCCGAACCCGCCGCGGCCACCGGTTAG
- a CDS encoding urea amidolyase associated protein UAAP1 gives MSVTTAATATTAGARAHARAQAGTITDSMPVVPASRWPNPPAGVAAENLTWAETVPGGRYTTKVLARGTRLRLRDLTGTACAHLLLWRADAPWERLNVADTVKVPWQAYLSTGHPLLSDQGRVLATIESDTSGHHDALCGTTTLAGNTAKYGAGSAESASPAGRELLALAALKNGLTRRDVAPSVSFFHGIWVDGDGALVSTGSAGADTAVELILHLPLIVAIANTAHPLDPAPEFEVGSLEVLAWRAQEDLAGIGASLHDRDPEYQRAYLNSEDVWSAR, from the coding sequence ATGTCTGTGACCACAGCCGCCACGGCTACCACGGCAGGCGCGCGCGCCCACGCCCGCGCCCAGGCCGGAACCATCACCGACTCGATGCCCGTCGTCCCGGCGTCACGCTGGCCCAACCCGCCCGCCGGCGTGGCCGCCGAGAATCTGACCTGGGCCGAGACCGTCCCGGGCGGCCGGTACACCACCAAGGTGCTCGCACGCGGCACACGACTACGCCTGCGGGACCTGACCGGTACGGCGTGCGCGCACCTGCTGCTCTGGCGCGCCGACGCCCCGTGGGAACGACTCAACGTCGCCGACACCGTGAAAGTACCCTGGCAGGCCTACCTTTCGACAGGGCACCCACTGCTCAGCGATCAGGGCCGGGTGCTGGCCACCATCGAGTCGGACACCTCGGGTCACCACGACGCGCTGTGCGGCACCACGACCCTGGCGGGCAACACCGCGAAGTACGGCGCGGGCAGTGCCGAATCGGCAAGTCCCGCAGGGCGCGAACTGCTGGCCCTCGCCGCGCTCAAGAACGGCCTCACCCGCCGTGACGTCGCACCCAGCGTGTCGTTCTTCCACGGCATCTGGGTCGACGGCGACGGCGCGCTGGTGTCCACCGGTTCCGCGGGCGCCGACACCGCAGTCGAACTCATCCTTCACCTGCCGCTGATCGTGGCCATCGCCAACACGGCCCACCCGCTGGATCCGGCCCCCGAGTTCGAGGTCGGGTCCCTGGAGGTCCTCGCATGGCGTGCCCAGGAGGACCTCGCCGGGATCGGGGCGTCGCTGCACGACCGCGATCCCGAATACCAACGCGCGTACCTCAATTCCGAAGACGTCTGGAGTGCCCGATGA
- a CDS encoding methyltransferase family protein: MTEQRRLWWRHLLSVLLAPAMMTVFIPSAIAAVTDTRAPDLSTAGGWLAAAAGAVLIAIGLSFLVWTVVLFDRVGEGTLAIGSPVHLVLRGPYRHVRNPMMTAVFCIQLGTAVATMSPWLFGWFALFCTATAIAIPVVEEPHLRRRFGAEYEAYRRHVPRWIPRVTPWEPSPAH, from the coding sequence ATGACCGAACAACGACGACTGTGGTGGCGGCACCTGCTCTCGGTGCTGCTGGCACCCGCGATGATGACGGTGTTCATCCCCTCGGCGATCGCCGCGGTGACCGACACCAGAGCACCCGATCTGAGCACGGCAGGCGGATGGCTCGCGGCCGCCGCGGGTGCCGTCCTGATCGCGATCGGGCTGAGTTTCCTGGTGTGGACGGTGGTGCTGTTCGACCGCGTCGGCGAGGGAACGCTGGCCATCGGGTCACCCGTTCACCTGGTGCTGCGCGGCCCCTACCGTCACGTCCGCAACCCGATGATGACGGCCGTGTTCTGCATCCAGCTCGGCACCGCGGTCGCGACGATGTCACCGTGGCTGTTCGGTTGGTTCGCGCTGTTCTGCACCGCCACCGCGATCGCCATCCCGGTCGTGGAGGAACCACACCTGCGCAGGCGCTTCGGCGCCGAGTACGAGGCCTACCGGAGGCATGTGCCGCGGTGGATTCCGCGGGTCACGCCGTGGGAACCGTCACCGGCGCACTGA
- a CDS encoding DUF417 family protein translates to MSCGPGFARATVSFLFTTPGVGEPAGGGFPALSSTGQFLLKDVPLLGLSLWTLVDAVKASRNRAR, encoded by the coding sequence GTGTCTTGCGGTCCCGGTTTCGCGCGCGCCACGGTCAGCTTCCTGTTCACCACACCCGGTGTGGGCGAGCCCGCAGGCGGAGGATTTCCGGCGCTGTCATCGACCGGCCAGTTCCTGTTGAAAGACGTTCCCTTGCTTGGCCTTTCTCTGTGGACCCTGGTGGACGCCGTCAAGGCATCACGCAACCGGGCCCGCTAG